The Arthrobacter sp. D5-1 genome segment GTCACCGGCACCGAGGTCCTCGCCTTCGGGCAGCGACGGATCCGCGTCGTGGCCACCGCCGAGGCCGGCTGCCCGTCCTGCGGCGTGATCAGCACCCGCGTGCATTCACGCCGGTCACAACGCCTGCGTGACATCCCTGTCGCCGGCCCGGTCGAAGTGGTCTGGGCCAAGCGGAGGTTCTTCTGCGATGAGTACCTGTGCCCCCGCCGGACATTCACCGAGGAGACAGCCGAGGTACCGCGCCGGGCACGGTCCACCCGCCGGCTCCGTGAGGCCCTGGTGGCCGCCGTGATCGGTTCCGGGAGGGCCGCCGCCGAGGCTGCCTCTTCATTCGGTGTCTCGTGGTGGCTTGTCCAGCGGGCACTGGATTCCGCGGCGCTGACGCTGCCCGATGTCGATGCCCTGGCACCGCGGATGCTCGGCATCGATGAACACCGCTACCGGTCCGTGCGGTTCTTCCGCGACCCTGCCACGAAGGCCTGGAAACGCTACGAACCCTGGATGACCACCATCGTCGATCTCGACACCGGACAAGTCCTCGGGATCGTTGACGGCCGCGACAGCGAGGGGGTAGGAGACTGGCTGTTCGCCCGCCCGCTTCAGTGGCGGCTGGGCGTGCAGGTCGTTGCCATCGACCCCTCGGCGGCGTTCCGCAAGGCCCTGCGGATGTGGCTTCCACGCACCGCTGTCTCAGTCGACGCGTTCCACCTGGTCAAGCTCGGCAACGACATGCTCACCGAAGTCCGGCAACGACTCACCCAGCAGACCCATGGTCGGCGGGGGCGCTCCATCGATCCGGTCTGGGCCAACCGGCGACTGCTCCTGCGCGCCGGGGACACGCTCTCGGATCGGGCCCGGGACAGGCTCAGCAACGTGTTCGCGACCGACGATGTCACCGGGAAGCTGCAGGCCGCGTGGCTGGTCAAGGAACAGCTCCGGGCCCTGCTGACTACCGGCTCTCTTGCCGACGCTGCCGCCGCGAAGGACCGGCTGCAGGTCCTGGTCGAGCGAGCCGCGCAGCCGGAGACGAACCGGCTGTGGCGCACAATCTGCCGGTGGTGGAAAGAGATCGAAGTCCTCATTGTCACCGGTGCGACAACCGCGAAAGTGGAAGCCAACAACACCGCGATAAAACACATAAAGAGGACGGGTCGGGGATTCACCAACGCACGCAACTACAAAACCCGTATCCTGTTGCGCAGTGCCGCCAGAACAGCGGCATGAACATCCCTCACGGCAGAACGTTCACCACGAACCGTGAAGAGCCGTGTTGTGGGGCGCTGACGGACTGCCTCTCGGGGTGGTCGAAGCGAAGCGGACCACCAAGGATCCCCATGTAGGGAAGCAACAAGCCAAGCTCTACGCCGACTGCCTGGAACGTCGATACGGCCGCCGCCCCATCATCTACTACACCTCCGGTTACGAGACGTGGATTTGGGACGACACCATGTACCCGGAGCGTGCGGTGCAGGGTTTCCACACGCGGGATCAACTGCAACTGCTCGTCAACCGCAGGCAAAGCCGAAAGCCGTTGGCTGAACAGGCAATCGACAACTCAATCGTCGAACGTCCCTACCAGCACAATGCCATTCGGGCCGTCACGGAAGCCTACGAGAAGGACTTCGAACGCAAGGCGCTTGTAGTCATGGCGACCGGCACGGGCAAGACGCGCACCGTCGTCGCACTCGCCAAGCTCCTGCAGGAAGCCAACTGGGCCAAGCGCGTTCTGTTCCTGGCGGACCGCGTTGCCTTGGTCAAGCAAGCGGCCAATGCGTTCAAGGCCCACCTGCCGGGCTCGAGCCCTGTCATCCTGGGCTCGGGTGAAGAGGCGGACAGCCGCATCCACGTGGCTACTTATCCGACCATGATGAACCTCATCAACAGGACTGAGGGAAAGCTGGGCCAGCGCACCTTTGGCATTGGCCACTATGACCTCATCATCGTCGACGAAGCCCACAGGTCGGTCTACCAGAAGTACAGGGCTATCTTCCAGTACTTTGATTCGCTCCTGATCGGGCTGACAGCCACGCCACAGTCAGAAGTGGACCGCAACACCTACAGCCTTTTCGGCATCGAAGACAACGTTCCCACGTTCGCCTATGAGCTCAGCGAGGCCATCGAGGCCGGATACCTCGTGCCGCCACGAGTCGTGCCGGTTCCGCTGAAGTTTCCTGACCAGGGCATCTCGTACGAGGACCTGTCTGAAGCTGCAAAAGAAGAGTGGGACGAACTCGAGTGGGATGAAGACGGCGAAATCCCGGATTCCGTGGACGCCACCGCGATCAATACGTGGCTCTTCAACGCAGACACAGTGGACAAGGCCTTGGAAGTCCTCATGACCCGCGGCCACAAAGTTGCAGGCGGGGATCGCTT includes the following:
- a CDS encoding ISL3 family transposase, whose amino-acid sequence is MDVLYAFIKSQELRALNEPTSPRPDAATAIFNLPDYRVTGTEVLAFGQRRIRVVATAEAGCPSCGVISTRVHSRRSQRLRDIPVAGPVEVVWAKRRFFCDEYLCPRRTFTEETAEVPRRARSTRRLREALVAAVIGSGRAAAEAASSFGVSWWLVQRALDSAALTLPDVDALAPRMLGIDEHRYRSVRFFRDPATKAWKRYEPWMTTIVDLDTGQVLGIVDGRDSEGVGDWLFARPLQWRLGVQVVAIDPSAAFRKALRMWLPRTAVSVDAFHLVKLGNDMLTEVRQRLTQQTHGRRGRSIDPVWANRRLLLRAGDTLSDRARDRLSNVFATDDVTGKLQAAWLVKEQLRALLTTGSLADAAAAKDRLQVLVERAAQPETNRLWRTICRWWKEIEVLIVTGATTAKVEANNTAIKHIKRTGRGFTNARNYKTRILLRSAARTAA